In Mycoplasmopsis californica, one genomic interval encodes:
- the fba gene encoding class II fructose-1,6-bisphosphate aldolase: MALVNAKEMIALAYKQRYAVPHININNLEWTKSILEVAQEMNSPIILGVSEGAIKYMGGYNVVFALVSSLVKDLNISVPVALHLDHGTAQGCIKAIEAGFNSIMFDGSNLDFVENYSITAELVKKCKELNISVEAEVGAIGGEEDGVSSEGELADIEQAKLLTSLGIDMLAAGVGNIHGKYPASWKSLNFERLEALSNNCQIGMVLHGGSGIPKDQTQKAIKLGISKINVNTELQVAFHAAMREFILANKDLEGKNFDPRKLLASGVKAIKETVRDKIIEFGSQNKAN; the protein is encoded by the coding sequence ATGGCTTTAGTAAACGCAAAAGAAATGATTGCACTAGCATATAAACAACGTTATGCAGTGCCACACATTAATATTAACAATTTAGAATGAACTAAATCTATTTTAGAGGTGGCTCAGGAAATGAATTCGCCAATAATTTTAGGTGTTAGTGAAGGTGCGATTAAATACATGGGCGGGTATAATGTTGTATTTGCTCTTGTGAGTTCGTTAGTTAAAGACCTTAATATCTCAGTTCCAGTTGCTTTGCATTTAGATCACGGGACAGCACAGGGTTGCATTAAAGCGATTGAGGCAGGATTTAATTCTATAATGTTTGATGGTTCTAACCTAGATTTTGTCGAAAACTATTCAATAACAGCTGAATTGGTAAAAAAATGTAAAGAACTGAATATTAGTGTTGAAGCTGAGGTTGGGGCTATTGGCGGAGAAGAAGATGGTGTTTCAAGTGAAGGAGAATTAGCTGATATTGAACAAGCAAAACTTCTTACAAGTTTAGGTATAGATATGTTAGCTGCTGGTGTAGGGAATATTCATGGTAAATATCCAGCAAGTTGAAAATCGCTTAACTTTGAACGTTTAGAAGCTCTTTCTAATAATTGCCAAATTGGAATGGTATTGCACGGGGGCTCTGGCATTCCAAAAGACCAAACCCAAAAAGCAATTAAATTAGGTATTAGCAAAATAAATGTCAATACAGAATTACAAGTTGCCTTTCACGCGGCAATGAGGGAGTTTATTTTAGCAAATAAAGATCTTGAAGGCAAAAATTTCGACCCACGCAAGTTATTAGCTAGTGGAGTAAAAGCTATTAAAGAGACTGTGCGTGATAAGATTATTGAATTCGGTTCGCAAAATAAAGCAAACTAA
- the rpoE gene encoding DNA-directed RNA polymerase subunit delta, whose translation MKTMLDIVSEIALKECDNGVYVEFNTLFEGVEAELKSKWFNEAEEKEVEYEKIRINKLGELYRLLTVDSNFVRNQQGKWSIRPGFGK comes from the coding sequence ATGAAAACAATGCTTGATATTGTATCTGAAATCGCTTTAAAAGAGTGTGATAATGGTGTATATGTTGAATTTAATACTCTTTTTGAAGGTGTTGAAGCTGAGCTTAAATCTAAATGATTTAATGAAGCTGAAGAAAAAGAAGTCGAATATGAAAAAATTAGAATTAATAAGTTAGGCGAGTTATATCGCCTTTTAACTGTTGATTCAAATTTTGTTCGCAATCAACAAGGTAAATGATCAATTAGACCTGGATTTGGAAAATAA
- a CDS encoding phosphatidate cytidylyltransferase, whose amino-acid sequence MTSPKIEQEKSSILLARFISYLSMDPFIILVALAISILFVIIELFTRTNTRPVDRFTRFLLAFITTYILAIFSKVFHALIVFEGQWKYWLSISLIAASVDTFGYLFGSMFGKKWTSVPFAPHISPRKTWEGFVGSIFIGTATGFGLVFAFDLFNHISLKIAFALISPFVAVIGDLYFSAIKRLNGIKDYSKIMLGHGGILDRLDSISFVCVFTYIILLINTIFVV is encoded by the coding sequence ATGACATCTCCTAAAATTGAACAAGAAAAATCTTCTATTCTTTTAGCTAGATTTATTTCTTATTTATCAATGGATCCTTTCATTATATTAGTCGCACTAGCCATATCGATTTTATTTGTAATTATTGAGTTATTTACGCGCACAAACACACGCCCTGTTGACCGTTTTACTCGTTTTCTTTTAGCTTTTATCACAACATATATCCTCGCAATATTTTCAAAAGTATTTCACGCATTAATTGTATTTGAAGGGCAGTGAAAATACTGATTATCTATCTCATTGATTGCGGCTTCAGTGGATACATTTGGCTATCTTTTTGGTTCAATGTTTGGCAAAAAATGAACATCGGTTCCTTTTGCCCCTCATATTTCGCCACGTAAAACCTGAGAAGGTTTTGTTGGCTCAATATTTATTGGGACGGCAACTGGGTTTGGATTGGTTTTTGCATTCGATTTGTTCAATCACATTAGCTTAAAAATAGCGTTTGCCTTAATCTCACCTTTTGTAGCAGTAATTGGAGATCTTTATTTCTCCGCAATTAAAAGGTTAAATGGTATAAAAGACTATTCAAAAATTATGCTTGGACATGGTGGAATTCTTGATCGTCTTGATTCGATATCCTTTGTCTGTGTATTCACATATATTATCTTGCTTATTAATACTATTTTTGTCGTTTAA